Proteins co-encoded in one Ruegeria sp. HKCCD4315 genomic window:
- a CDS encoding branched-chain amino acid ABC transporter permease: MADISTYRVQTQTRASYSAGAVCIALIILFILLPTFASRGLIQDLFFIFTMLVLAQFWNLLAGYGGLVSVGQQAFVGIGAYAMFGGVILWGMDPVPAILLGGVAALIVAIPTAFFAFRLQGAYFAIGTWVIAEVMRLLVAQWKVLGGGTGTSLPRTATREMWATEWIQTTFDVRGAAARDILTYWLALALVIATIAGIYWLLRTKRGLALAAVRDNVEAAKSVGVDAVRMKWLVYLVSAAGTGLTGALIYVQKLRISPDAAFSVTDWTAYVIFIVVIGGIGTIEGPILGVLIFFILQSLLADYGSWYLMVLGLIGIAVMLFAPRGLWGLISEKTGLQIFPVRRRLVLTNPKDGLNSIQSDKQREA, translated from the coding sequence ATGGCTGATATTTCGACGTATCGTGTCCAGACCCAGACCCGCGCCTCTTATAGCGCCGGAGCTGTCTGTATCGCTCTGATCATCCTGTTCATCCTGCTGCCGACCTTCGCCAGCAGAGGCTTGATCCAAGACCTGTTCTTTATCTTCACGATGTTGGTTTTGGCGCAATTCTGGAACCTGCTCGCAGGATATGGCGGGCTGGTGTCCGTCGGGCAGCAAGCCTTCGTAGGCATCGGAGCCTATGCCATGTTTGGCGGTGTCATCCTTTGGGGGATGGACCCGGTTCCGGCGATCCTTTTGGGCGGTGTTGCAGCCCTGATTGTAGCCATACCCACAGCCTTTTTCGCCTTCCGCCTGCAAGGGGCATATTTTGCCATCGGCACATGGGTCATCGCCGAGGTTATGCGTCTGCTAGTGGCGCAATGGAAAGTGCTCGGCGGAGGCACCGGAACCTCTCTGCCGCGCACCGCAACGCGTGAGATGTGGGCCACCGAATGGATACAGACCACGTTTGACGTTCGCGGTGCAGCAGCGCGGGACATCCTGACCTATTGGCTGGCCTTGGCGCTGGTGATCGCAACGATTGCGGGTATCTACTGGCTGCTCAGAACAAAGCGCGGGCTGGCATTGGCTGCGGTACGCGACAATGTCGAAGCAGCGAAATCCGTCGGCGTGGATGCGGTGCGGATGAAATGGCTGGTCTACTTGGTCTCAGCCGCAGGAACCGGGCTGACCGGTGCTTTGATCTATGTGCAGAAACTGCGCATCTCTCCGGATGCAGCGTTCTCGGTCACCGACTGGACGGCCTATGTGATCTTCATCGTCGTGATCGGCGGAATTGGAACCATTGAAGGCCCGATCCTGGGCGTGCTGATCTTCTTCATCTTGCAGAGCCTGCTGGCCGACTACGGCTCGTGGTATCTCATGGTGCTTGGTCTAATCGGGATCGCCGTCATGCTCTTCGCCCCCCGCGGTCTGTGGGGGCTGATCTCAGAAAAGAC
- a CDS encoding branched-chain amino acid ABC transporter permease, giving the protein MIWIDTIIQGVLLGGLYALFAAGLSLVFGIMRLVNLAHGDLIVFAAYLILLLVSLLGLSPFLAAIIAAPIMFGVGWALQRHVLNRVLGPDILPPLLVTFGLSVVLQNALLEGFSADSQRLPAGEIATASVQMGGLNLGVLPLLTFASAILVIVSLNQLFYRTELGRAFRATSDDAVTAGLMGIRPERIFASATAIAMLVVTLAALYLGMRANFDPNIGPARLIYAFEAVIIGGLGSLWGTLVGGIIIGVAQTVGAAINPEWQILAGHLAFLIVLLIKPRGLFPRAVD; this is encoded by the coding sequence ATGATCTGGATCGACACCATCATTCAAGGCGTTCTGTTGGGCGGGCTCTACGCGCTGTTTGCGGCAGGCCTGAGCCTCGTGTTCGGGATCATGCGATTGGTCAACTTGGCCCATGGCGATCTGATTGTCTTTGCCGCCTATCTGATCCTTCTGCTGGTTTCGTTGCTTGGTCTTTCTCCGTTTCTGGCCGCGATCATAGCCGCGCCGATTATGTTTGGCGTGGGCTGGGCCTTGCAGAGACATGTGCTGAACCGCGTGCTGGGGCCTGATATCCTGCCGCCCTTGCTCGTGACGTTCGGTTTGTCGGTCGTCTTGCAGAACGCATTACTCGAAGGGTTCTCGGCGGATAGCCAACGTCTGCCTGCGGGTGAAATCGCAACGGCGTCCGTTCAGATGGGCGGGCTGAACCTCGGCGTGCTGCCGCTGCTGACCTTTGCCTCGGCGATCCTTGTGATCGTCAGTCTGAACCAACTTTTCTACCGCACGGAGTTGGGCCGCGCGTTTCGCGCGACCTCGGATGATGCGGTGACGGCGGGTTTGATGGGTATCCGCCCAGAACGTATTTTCGCCAGCGCTACAGCCATCGCAATGCTCGTGGTGACCTTGGCAGCGCTTTATCTGGGCATGCGGGCGAATTTTGACCCCAATATCGGCCCAGCGCGCCTGATCTATGCCTTTGAGGCTGTGATCATTGGTGGCCTCGGCAGCCTATGGGGCACGCTTGTCGGAGGCATCATTATCGGTGTCGCTCAGACTGTCGGCGCGGCGATCAATCCCGAATGGCAAATCCTGGCCGGTCATCTGGCCTTTCTCATCGTGCTTCTGATCAAGCCCAGAGGCCTGTTTCCAAGGGCGGTGGACTGA
- a CDS encoding ABC transporter ATP-binding protein encodes MSLLETHALTAHYGDFQALYGVDVHLNEGETVAIIGANGAGKSTLMRSISGVLTNGSDQVRFDGQPIGDLTSDEIMARGVAMVPEGRRLFPSLSVEENLLIGTYGRKVSGHWSLQTIYDLFPILKERRNHPGTALSGGQQQMVAIGRALISNPRVLLCDEISLGLAPVVIKDIYDAVPRIQEAGASLIVVEQDIGQAMKVADRVYCMMEGRVTLEGTADTLSREAIHDAYFGGAAA; translated from the coding sequence ATGAGCCTGCTGGAAACCCACGCGCTGACCGCCCATTACGGAGACTTCCAAGCCCTGTACGGTGTGGACGTCCACCTGAACGAAGGTGAAACCGTCGCCATCATCGGCGCAAACGGGGCCGGGAAATCGACCCTCATGCGCTCGATTTCGGGGGTTCTGACCAACGGGTCTGATCAGGTGCGTTTTGACGGCCAGCCCATCGGCGATCTGACCTCAGATGAGATCATGGCACGCGGAGTGGCAATGGTGCCCGAGGGGCGTCGGCTGTTTCCTTCCCTAAGTGTCGAGGAAAACCTACTGATAGGCACCTATGGCCGAAAGGTATCGGGCCATTGGTCCCTGCAAACAATCTACGACCTGTTCCCGATCCTGAAAGAGCGTCGAAACCACCCGGGCACAGCCCTTTCTGGTGGGCAACAGCAGATGGTAGCCATAGGCCGCGCCCTGATCAGCAACCCGCGCGTTCTGCTCTGTGACGAGATTAGCCTTGGTCTGGCACCCGTGGTCATCAAGGACATCTACGATGCCGTCCCTCGCATTCAGGAGGCCGGAGCTAGCCTGATCGTGGTGGAGCAGGACATTGGCCAGGCGATGAAAGTCGCAGACCGCGTCTACTGCATGATGGAGGGTCGCGTCACGCTGGAAGGCACCGCAGACACGCTCAGCCGCGAGGCCATTCACGATGCCTATTTCGGAGGAGCCGCCGCATGA
- a CDS encoding ABC transporter ATP-binding protein: MTILSLKNVSKSFGALTVTDDVSFDVSQGQALGIIGPNGAGKSTLFNLITGNLTSDAGSIHFDGTDVTRVPPMQRCLSGIGRSFQIPQPFDHLTVFENLLVAATHGQSKSEHEVEQDCARILEQTELLDVANDTAGGLRLLQRKRLELARAMATNPKLLLLDEIAGGLTDAECTALINTIKGLHSSGVTIIWIEHVLHALTSVVERLLVLDFGKVIGLGDPDEIMNSREVKEIYLGIEV, from the coding sequence ATGACCATTCTTTCGCTCAAAAACGTCTCAAAAAGCTTCGGTGCGCTCACTGTCACTGACGATGTCAGTTTTGATGTCTCGCAGGGGCAGGCCCTTGGGATCATTGGTCCGAATGGCGCGGGCAAGTCCACGTTGTTCAACCTGATAACGGGCAATCTGACTTCTGACGCGGGATCGATCCATTTTGACGGGACGGATGTGACCCGCGTGCCCCCCATGCAACGCTGCCTGTCAGGTATAGGGCGCTCGTTCCAGATCCCTCAGCCGTTTGATCATCTGACAGTGTTCGAAAACCTGCTGGTGGCCGCGACGCACGGGCAGAGCAAATCCGAACACGAGGTTGAACAGGATTGCGCCCGCATTCTTGAGCAAACGGAATTGTTGGATGTGGCCAATGACACGGCCGGTGGATTGCGGCTGTTGCAACGCAAGCGGTTGGAGTTGGCCCGTGCGATGGCAACCAATCCTAAGCTGCTGCTGCTGGACGAAATCGCCGGGGGTTTGACCGACGCAGAATGCACCGCGCTGATCAACACGATCAAAGGGCTGCATAGCAGTGGCGTCACGATCATCTGGATCGAACATGTCCTGCATGCGCTCACCTCAGTCGTTGAACGGCTGCTGGTTCTGGATTTCGGCAAGGTCATCGGTCTGGGCGATCCGGACGAGATCATGAACAGCCGGGAAGTCAAAGAAATCTATCTGGGGATCGAAGTCTGA
- a CDS encoding ABC transporter substrate-binding protein has protein sequence MITRRKLLQSSAATGLGLAAGTLAAPAIAQGAKIKLGYVSPQSGPLAAFSEADRYILENFAASEAGANFEVIVKDSQSNPNRAADVAGELIVDDEIDLMLVASTPETTNPVASTCEAEEVPCISTVAPWQPWFIGQQGNPGDPASWEPFYYAYHFFWGLEDVISVFTAMWNQLETNKQVGALFPNDGDGNAWGDPNVGFPPVLSELGYTLTDPGRYQNLTDDFSAQINAFRQANVEIVTGVPIPPDFTTFWSQAKQQGFTPKAASIGKAILFPQAVEALGDAGNNLSSEVWWSPTHPFSSSLTGASSAELAQGYMAATNRQWTQPIGFVHALFEMAANVMGRVDDAGDGDAVAEAIAATQLDSIVGRIAFDGAGLPPFAAQNVAKTPLVGGQWRLLDNGSYDLVIVDNSSAPEIPTAGVMEEIS, from the coding sequence ATGATCACACGTCGCAAATTGCTGCAATCCAGCGCTGCAACCGGCCTCGGGCTGGCCGCCGGCACGCTCGCCGCGCCCGCTATCGCTCAGGGCGCAAAGATCAAACTAGGCTACGTTAGCCCACAATCAGGGCCTTTGGCTGCGTTCTCTGAGGCAGACAGGTACATTTTGGAAAACTTCGCCGCGTCCGAGGCCGGTGCGAATTTTGAGGTCATCGTTAAGGACAGTCAGTCGAACCCGAACCGCGCCGCAGATGTCGCGGGCGAGCTGATCGTGGACGATGAGATCGACCTCATGTTGGTTGCCTCGACACCCGAAACCACCAACCCGGTTGCCTCGACCTGTGAGGCCGAGGAAGTGCCCTGCATTTCGACCGTTGCCCCGTGGCAGCCATGGTTCATTGGCCAGCAGGGCAATCCCGGTGATCCAGCCAGTTGGGAGCCGTTCTATTACGCTTATCACTTTTTCTGGGGTCTTGAGGACGTGATCTCGGTCTTCACGGCAATGTGGAACCAGTTGGAGACCAACAAACAAGTCGGCGCTCTGTTCCCAAATGACGGTGATGGCAATGCCTGGGGCGACCCGAATGTAGGTTTCCCACCTGTTCTCTCAGAGTTGGGTTATACGCTGACGGATCCCGGGCGGTACCAGAACCTGACTGACGATTTCTCCGCCCAGATCAACGCGTTCCGGCAGGCGAATGTTGAAATCGTAACCGGCGTTCCGATCCCGCCTGACTTCACCACATTCTGGAGCCAAGCCAAGCAGCAAGGTTTCACCCCGAAAGCCGCGAGTATCGGCAAGGCCATCTTGTTCCCGCAAGCGGTCGAGGCATTGGGCGACGCAGGCAACAACCTGAGCTCTGAAGTTTGGTGGTCCCCCACCCATCCGTTCTCGTCATCGCTGACCGGCGCAAGCTCAGCTGAACTGGCGCAAGGATACATGGCCGCCACCAACCGTCAGTGGACCCAACCCATCGGCTTTGTGCATGCGCTGTTCGAAATGGCAGCAAATGTCATGGGCCGCGTTGATGACGCGGGTGATGGCGATGCGGTCGCCGAAGCCATCGCAGCTACGCAGCTGGACTCGATCGTTGGCCGGATCGCCTTTGATGGTGCGGGCCTACCGCCCTTCGCCGCGCAGAACGTTGCGAAAACACCCTTGGTCGGGGGGCAATGGCGGCTACTCGACAATGGCAGCTATGACCTCGTGATCGTCGACAACTCCTCGGCACCCGAAATCCCGACCGCAGGTGTGATGGAAGAAATCTCCTGA
- a CDS encoding maleylacetate reductase, which produces MALSTTSINGQKVRFGAGLRNDICAELAELGSNKALILSTPQQVDMAMELATSVGDRAAGVFTRATMHTPVDVTEEAVEHALSVKADSIVSIGGGSTIGLGKAIALRTGLPQIAIPTTYAGSEATPILGQTEDGIKTTLTDLKVLPRVILYDPELVASLPPAMTVTSALNAMAHATEALYAKDRTDQTTELAIDGLKAFAEGLPTVVASPDDLKAREETQRGAWACGTVLGLVGMALHHKLCHTLGGSFNLPHAETHAVILPHAIAYNAAGVPGLLTPVSDILGGSEPGQALWNFSKSMGAPMALKDFGLSEADLDRATEIALKNPYWNPQPVTADGLRALLQNAWAGNAPGV; this is translated from the coding sequence ATGGCTCTCAGCACTACCAGCATCAATGGCCAGAAAGTCCGGTTCGGCGCAGGTTTGCGCAACGACATCTGCGCGGAGCTGGCGGAGCTGGGATCGAACAAGGCGCTGATCCTGTCGACGCCTCAGCAAGTCGATATGGCAATGGAGCTTGCAACATCTGTTGGGGATCGAGCGGCAGGCGTCTTCACCCGGGCAACGATGCACACACCTGTCGACGTGACCGAAGAAGCGGTTGAACACGCGTTGTCAGTCAAAGCCGATAGCATTGTTTCTATCGGTGGAGGTTCGACGATTGGCTTAGGCAAAGCGATTGCTCTTCGGACCGGTTTGCCACAAATCGCCATCCCGACCACATATGCCGGCAGCGAGGCTACTCCGATCCTGGGTCAGACTGAGGATGGCATCAAAACCACCCTTACAGACCTAAAGGTTCTGCCGCGGGTCATTCTGTACGATCCCGAACTTGTGGCGTCATTGCCACCCGCAATGACCGTGACCAGCGCCTTGAACGCAATGGCTCATGCAACTGAGGCGCTTTATGCCAAGGATCGTACGGATCAGACCACGGAATTGGCTATCGATGGCCTTAAAGCGTTTGCGGAGGGCCTGCCGACCGTTGTGGCAAGCCCCGACGACCTGAAAGCCAGAGAAGAAACGCAGCGTGGCGCATGGGCCTGCGGTACGGTGCTTGGTCTGGTCGGAATGGCGTTGCATCACAAGCTTTGCCATACGCTGGGCGGGTCCTTCAATCTGCCACACGCGGAAACCCACGCAGTCATTCTGCCCCATGCCATCGCCTACAACGCGGCGGGTGTACCGGGCCTGTTGACGCCTGTGTCGGACATTCTTGGAGGCTCCGAGCCCGGTCAGGCGCTTTGGAATTTTTCCAAATCCATGGGCGCACCGATGGCTCTAAAAGACTTTGGCCTGTCTGAGGCCGATCTGGACCGCGCCACAGAAATCGCACTCAAGAACCCGTATTGGAACCCGCAGCCGGTCACTGCTGATGGACTGCGGGCGCTGCTTCAAAATGCTTGGGCAGGAAACGCCCCAGGCGTTTGA
- a CDS encoding LysR family transcriptional regulator produces MKLDPRHLEILAAIVEAGGLTEGAALLGKSQPSVSRSVSLLEDRVGEPLFLPTRRPLQPTELGLALAQEGQRILNAGRHASRLVDEHRQGLAGAVRVAGTPIFMDGVISNVIAEFQAEYPNIRIDQSYGYPTELLSQLSAETLDLAILPMRPADVSDEYEFRQILPGRNVIACRVGHPLARKKEVKLEDITEFSWIAPPANSPLFRDLRNTLDGIGMRDLKISFTGGSLSAVVNVLTGSDSLTVLPFSVVYMMQKQKTLTALPIKIGDPDRHLGCVTLSARSMPASSNRVLEFIKQKFEMLDRLICNAG; encoded by the coding sequence ATGAAGCTTGATCCAAGACATCTCGAGATTCTCGCGGCTATTGTCGAGGCCGGAGGGTTGACCGAAGGCGCTGCTTTACTTGGGAAATCTCAACCCAGTGTCTCCAGAAGTGTCTCGTTGTTAGAAGACCGAGTGGGGGAGCCTTTGTTCCTGCCCACCCGAAGGCCCTTGCAACCAACTGAGCTTGGTCTCGCTTTGGCTCAGGAGGGACAAAGAATTCTGAACGCGGGTCGTCATGCGAGCCGACTGGTCGACGAGCACCGTCAAGGCCTTGCTGGTGCGGTTCGGGTTGCGGGCACACCGATCTTCATGGACGGCGTCATCTCGAACGTGATTGCAGAGTTTCAGGCCGAGTACCCCAATATTCGGATCGACCAATCCTATGGGTACCCCACTGAACTTTTGTCCCAACTGTCCGCCGAAACTCTGGACCTCGCCATTCTTCCAATGCGCCCGGCTGACGTTTCTGATGAGTACGAATTTCGTCAAATTCTGCCTGGTCGAAACGTCATTGCGTGCCGCGTTGGGCATCCATTGGCGCGCAAAAAAGAGGTAAAGCTGGAAGATATCACCGAGTTTTCCTGGATCGCGCCACCTGCGAACAGCCCGCTGTTTCGTGACTTGAGAAACACGCTGGACGGCATCGGTATGCGAGACTTGAAAATCAGTTTTACCGGCGGGTCTTTGAGTGCGGTTGTCAACGTTCTGACGGGCTCAGATTCCCTAACCGTTTTGCCTTTTTCTGTAGTCTACATGATGCAAAAGCAAAAAACTCTGACAGCACTGCCGATAAAAATCGGTGATCCCGACCGACACTTGGGTTGCGTTACGCTAAGCGCCCGAAGCATGCCGGCTTCGTCAAACCGCGTGCTTGAGTTCATAAAGCAGAAGTTTGAAATGCTTGATCGATTGATTTGTAACGCGGGATGA
- a CDS encoding ion transporter codes for MSEALTSSSYLKRKVYWWLERPDRAATGPWLLEIALIALITLNVAAVILETVDSIYFRWGLALNFFEGLSLFVFVVEYAARLWVATENPNYKTRAAWAVSPIAIIDLLAILPALLYLIFPVDLRLLRTFRMLRLLKLTRYSPALGMLLAVFEEEAGAFFAGFFILMVMLIFAASGAWLAEHEAQPEAFGSIPAAMWWAMATLTTVGYGDVTPVTVAGKIFGAAITVIGIGMAALPAGIIASGLNDQLHRRRASLEREFRKALEDGDICEADEKEIDAVRKQLGLSRRAADHIRNRVHTETMSQVDHCPTCGQPTKQSDRP; via the coding sequence ATGAGTGAGGCACTTACAAGTTCAAGCTATCTAAAAAGAAAAGTCTATTGGTGGCTCGAGCGCCCGGACCGGGCGGCCACCGGTCCCTGGTTGCTTGAAATAGCTCTAATTGCCCTAATCACGCTGAACGTGGCCGCCGTTATCCTGGAAACGGTTGACTCCATATATTTCCGTTGGGGCTTGGCGCTGAACTTCTTTGAGGGTCTTTCTTTGTTTGTTTTCGTGGTCGAATACGCGGCAAGGCTGTGGGTCGCCACTGAAAACCCAAATTACAAAACGCGCGCTGCATGGGCCGTCTCCCCGATCGCCATCATCGATTTACTGGCGATTTTACCTGCGCTGCTCTACTTGATCTTCCCGGTTGATCTGCGTCTACTGCGAACCTTCCGTATGTTGCGGCTACTCAAACTCACTCGGTACTCGCCTGCACTCGGCATGCTGCTTGCTGTGTTTGAGGAAGAGGCTGGCGCATTCTTTGCGGGTTTCTTCATCCTGATGGTGATGCTGATCTTTGCGGCCAGCGGTGCTTGGCTGGCAGAGCACGAGGCGCAACCGGAGGCATTCGGCTCGATCCCAGCGGCGATGTGGTGGGCGATGGCAACGCTGACGACCGTTGGTTACGGCGACGTGACGCCCGTGACAGTTGCCGGTAAGATCTTCGGCGCTGCGATCACGGTGATTGGAATCGGTATGGCTGCGTTGCCTGCAGGGATCATTGCCAGTGGCCTGAACGACCAATTGCACCGCCGACGGGCCAGCCTGGAACGTGAATTTCGAAAGGCATTGGAAGACGGCGATATCTGCGAGGCCGATGAGAAAGAAATTGACGCAGTTCGCAAGCAATTGGGTCTCTCGCGCCGCGCTGCCGATCATATCCGAAACCGCGTGCATACCGAAACGATGTCACAGGTTGATCACTGTCCTACCTGCGGTCAGCCAACGAAGCAAAGTGACAGGCCTTGA
- a CDS encoding low temperature requirement protein A, translated as MALHDHPIWRKPQHHQDLDHAHDHVHWAELFYDLIHVVTIFLLGNYLSHHLDLHGFLVFAGVFITLWYAWGELSIFNSIYVSTDFWHRLIMAVMICTVMFMAAAIPAIDGKGWVFFALGFAANRAMIAALYYRARRANSSGKSMSTAQIRNFSVFAVIFAIAAFLPTSLTYWVFAAAMVATQAMYMIPGVTVLRFERFVPRLGHMAERFALLTLIVLGEGFFKLVVTLSEKGIYKVSPDVLVNFVIGGVSMFVMCWIYFDFVGNAKPKDKKVSTLVIWWLAHLILMLCGVMVGVALAAEVKVGFWEPYPTEYAAIGCFGLAGYIAMLWVLQNVIEHRLASDFGRWDVRVFGIILAIGCFFVVPHVPSLVGNLIWGTALLSQIVIPLTRAWTQFRHE; from the coding sequence ATGGCACTGCATGATCACCCCATCTGGCGGAAGCCGCAACATCACCAAGACCTCGACCACGCGCACGACCATGTCCACTGGGCCGAGCTGTTTTACGACCTGATCCATGTCGTGACGATCTTTCTGCTGGGCAACTACTTGTCGCATCATCTCGATCTACATGGGTTTCTTGTGTTCGCTGGGGTCTTCATCACGCTCTGGTACGCATGGGGCGAACTCAGCATATTCAACTCAATCTACGTCAGCACCGATTTCTGGCACCGGCTGATTATGGCCGTGATGATCTGCACTGTGATGTTCATGGCAGCTGCGATCCCGGCTATTGACGGAAAGGGTTGGGTTTTCTTCGCGTTAGGATTTGCTGCGAACAGGGCCATGATCGCGGCGCTGTACTATCGCGCCCGGCGAGCCAATTCATCAGGCAAGTCGATGTCGACCGCCCAGATCCGCAATTTTTCGGTCTTTGCGGTGATCTTTGCCATCGCGGCTTTTTTGCCAACTTCGCTTACCTATTGGGTATTCGCGGCAGCTATGGTGGCCACGCAGGCAATGTACATGATCCCGGGAGTCACTGTCCTGCGGTTTGAGCGGTTCGTTCCCCGCCTTGGCCACATGGCCGAACGGTTTGCTCTGCTGACACTGATCGTTTTGGGCGAAGGGTTCTTCAAACTGGTCGTCACCTTGTCCGAGAAAGGCATTTACAAAGTATCACCTGATGTGCTGGTCAACTTCGTCATCGGTGGCGTTTCGATGTTCGTGATGTGTTGGATCTATTTCGACTTTGTCGGCAACGCCAAACCAAAGGACAAAAAGGTGTCGACGTTGGTCATCTGGTGGCTTGCGCACCTGATCTTGATGCTTTGCGGCGTCATGGTCGGCGTGGCTCTTGCTGCCGAGGTCAAAGTCGGATTTTGGGAACCATATCCTACCGAATATGCCGCCATAGGCTGTTTCGGCCTGGCAGGATATATCGCTATGCTTTGGGTGCTTCAGAACGTTATTGAACACCGCCTCGCATCGGACTTTGGACGCTGGGATGTGCGGGTGTTTGGGATCATTCTTGCAATCGGCTGTTTCTTTGTCGTCCCACATGTCCCCTCTTTGGTAGGCAATCTGATCTGGGGGACAGCTTTGCTATCGCAAATCGTGATCCCCCTGACGCGCGCCTGGACGCAGTTTCGACATGAGTGA
- a CDS encoding DsbA family oxidoreductase has protein sequence MPDAPPLRVDIVSDVVCPWCVIGYYQLAKAARDTGVELDLHWQPFELNPEMAEGGENLRDHLASKYGTTLEGSIQARARLTEMGAALGFTFNYADDMRMYNTFCAHQLIDWAAEQGKGHEMKQALFSAFFTHREDISDIKVLADAAAGIGLNHADAQAMLQSRDRTDRIRQKEQYWISRGVQGVPAMVFDHHHLVTGAQGEENYARILLHLRDNRAA, from the coding sequence GTGCCAGATGCTCCCCCACTCCGTGTCGATATCGTGTCCGACGTTGTTTGTCCGTGGTGTGTGATTGGTTACTACCAGCTGGCCAAAGCCGCACGCGACACCGGCGTCGAACTTGATCTCCACTGGCAACCATTCGAACTGAACCCTGAGATGGCAGAAGGCGGCGAGAACCTGCGCGACCATCTGGCATCGAAATACGGGACCACGTTGGAAGGGTCGATCCAGGCACGAGCCCGCCTGACCGAGATGGGTGCAGCACTGGGGTTCACGTTCAATTACGCCGATGACATGCGCATGTATAACACCTTCTGCGCGCATCAATTGATTGACTGGGCCGCCGAGCAAGGCAAAGGCCACGAAATGAAGCAGGCGCTTTTTTCGGCGTTCTTTACACACCGCGAGGACATCTCGGACATAAAGGTTCTGGCCGATGCGGCCGCTGGCATCGGGCTGAACCACGCGGACGCGCAGGCAATGTTGCAAAGCCGTGACCGGACTGACCGCATACGCCAGAAAGAGCAATACTGGATCAGCCGAGGTGTTCAGGGTGTGCCCGCAATGGTGTTCGATCACCATCACCTTGTGACCGGCGCACAGGGCGAGGAAAACTACGCCCGCATCCTGCTGCATTTACGAGACAACAGGGCCGCTTAA
- a CDS encoding glutathione S-transferase family protein, which produces MSQPDIHLYTAGTMNGYKPVIFLEEAGIPYELTHINFSKQEQKAPDYLALNPNGKIPTIEDRSEGRAIFESGAILWHLAEKYGKFLPSDPVKRSEVVQWMLFQVGHVGPMMGQAMYFQHIAAPNGHEEPFSIRRYVDESRRLMEVMNTRLDGREWIAADEYTIADMMLYPWARAYVWARVDVSDLPHLNAWFDRIDARPAVQRALTIPKANPQFWDTSADASAFAKENAARFSGDVKGT; this is translated from the coding sequence ATGTCCCAGCCTGATATTCACCTGTATACCGCAGGCACGATGAACGGCTACAAGCCGGTCATTTTTCTGGAAGAGGCAGGTATCCCCTACGAACTGACCCATATCAACTTTTCCAAACAGGAACAGAAGGCGCCGGATTACCTAGCGCTGAACCCAAACGGAAAGATCCCAACGATTGAGGACCGCTCGGAAGGCCGTGCCATCTTCGAATCCGGCGCGATCCTGTGGCATCTGGCCGAGAAATATGGAAAATTCCTGCCGTCGGACCCGGTCAAGCGGTCCGAGGTTGTGCAGTGGATGCTGTTTCAGGTCGGCCATGTGGGACCGATGATGGGACAGGCGATGTATTTCCAGCATATCGCTGCGCCAAATGGCCATGAAGAGCCGTTCTCGATCCGTCGCTACGTGGACGAAAGCCGCCGATTGATGGAGGTGATGAACACACGGCTGGACGGGCGTGAATGGATTGCAGCGGACGAATACACCATCGCTGACATGATGCTGTACCCGTGGGCGCGTGCCTATGTCTGGGCCCGGGTGGATGTGTCGGATCTTCCGCATCTGAACGCCTGGTTTGACCGTATCGATGCCCGGCCCGCCGTGCAGCGAGCGCTGACCATCCCCAAGGCTAACCCTCAGTTCTGGGACACCAGCGCAGATGCCAGCGCCTTTGCCAAGGAAAACGCGGCGCGTTTTTCCGGCGACGTGAAAGGAACCTAA